Proteins encoded by one window of Nocardia goodfellowii:
- a CDS encoding ParA family protein, protein MLDSSNLDQEAFGSTPFGHISPSETPIAAEAQRASQILHPGKVTVPKPHEQRIITIANQKGGVGKTTTTVNLAAALAHQGMTVLVIDLDPQGNASTALGIEHHSGVPSSYELLIGEVSVKEAIQQSPHNERLLCIPATIDLAGAEIELVSMVAREGRLKAAIEQANIAGYDIDYVMIDCPPSLGLLTVNALVAAKEVLIPIQCEYYALEGVGQLLRNIGLVQAHLNPQLHVSTVILTMYDGRTKLADQVADEVRAHFGDAVLRSVIPRSVKVSEAPGYGMTVLDYDPGSRGAMSYLDAGREMAQRAMAKAATGGAA, encoded by the coding sequence ATGCTGGACTCCAGCAACCTCGACCAAGAAGCCTTCGGGAGCACACCGTTCGGGCACATCTCCCCCAGCGAGACTCCGATCGCGGCCGAAGCGCAGCGCGCCAGCCAGATACTGCATCCAGGAAAGGTGACTGTGCCGAAACCGCACGAGCAACGGATCATCACCATCGCGAATCAAAAGGGCGGCGTCGGTAAGACGACAACGACGGTGAATCTTGCCGCGGCCCTGGCGCATCAGGGGATGACAGTGCTCGTGATCGATCTGGATCCGCAGGGCAACGCGAGCACCGCCCTCGGCATCGAGCACCACTCGGGGGTGCCCTCCAGTTACGAGCTGCTCATCGGCGAGGTCTCGGTGAAGGAGGCGATCCAGCAGAGTCCGCACAACGAGCGCCTGCTGTGCATCCCCGCCACCATCGATTTGGCCGGCGCGGAGATCGAATTGGTCTCCATGGTGGCTCGGGAAGGCCGCCTGAAGGCCGCGATCGAGCAGGCGAATATCGCCGGCTACGACATCGACTACGTAATGATCGACTGCCCGCCCTCGCTCGGTCTGCTGACCGTCAACGCGCTCGTCGCGGCGAAGGAGGTGCTGATTCCGATCCAGTGCGAGTATTACGCGCTGGAGGGCGTCGGGCAGTTGTTGCGCAATATCGGTCTGGTGCAGGCGCATCTGAACCCGCAGCTGCACGTCTCGACGGTGATCCTGACGATGTATGACGGTCGCACCAAGCTGGCCGATCAGGTCGCCGACGAGGTGCGCGCGCACTTCGGGGACGCGGTATTGCGTTCGGTCATCCCCCGCAGCGTAAAGGTCTCGGAGGCACCGGGATACGGCATGACGGTGCTCGATTATGATCCAGGCTCCCGGGGCGCGATGAGCTACCTCGATGCGGGCCGGGAGATGGCGCAGCGAGCGATGGCGAAAGCCGCTACGGGCGGCGCAGCTTAA
- a CDS encoding Jag family protein — translation MVNAETEPADVASDSEEALIEEGEIAGDYLEQLLDVLDFDGDIDLDVEGDRAVVSIDGGRDLSKLVGRDGEVLDALQELTRLAVQQATGVRSRLMLDVAGWRAKRREELSALGTAAAKRVLESGAPEALAAMTPFERKIVHDAVAAVDGVESESEGVEPNRHVVVVPA, via the coding sequence ATGGTGAACGCCGAGACGGAACCAGCTGATGTCGCGAGTGACTCCGAGGAAGCCCTGATCGAAGAGGGCGAAATCGCGGGTGACTACCTCGAGCAGCTGCTCGATGTGCTGGATTTCGACGGCGATATCGATCTGGACGTCGAAGGCGATCGTGCGGTGGTGAGCATCGATGGCGGCCGGGATCTGTCGAAGCTGGTCGGCCGGGACGGGGAGGTGCTCGACGCGCTGCAGGAGCTGACCCGTCTCGCGGTGCAGCAGGCGACCGGTGTGCGCAGCCGGCTGATGTTGGACGTGGCCGGCTGGCGGGCCAAGCGTCGGGAGGAATTGAGTGCGCTCGGAACCGCTGCGGCCAAGCGGGTGCTGGAATCCGGTGCGCCGGAAGCGCTGGCGGCGATGACCCCGTTCGAGCGGAAGATTGTGCACGACGCGGTCGCCGCGGTCGACGGAGTCGAGAGCGAGAGCGAGGGCGTGGAGCCGAACCGCCACGTGGTGGTCGTTCCCGCCTGA
- a CDS encoding ParB/RepB/Spo0J family partition protein — MSQAKKGGLGRGLAALIPTGPAADPTAMGATHGLAPGMGSAAANVVIGIDPIGPQPASAYLHRVPDPTEDADPNLAGATYREIPPAQIEPNPKQPRQVFEEEALAELVHSIKEFGLMQPIVVRRVEPGVDRFQLVMGERRWRACQKAGLESIPAIVRETADEAMLRDALLENIHRVQLNPLEEAAAYQQLLEEFGVTHEELASRIGRSRPVVTNMIRLLKLPIPVQRRVAAGVLSAGHARALLGLEAGADAQEVLAARIVAEGLSVRATEEAVTLANRDPENAATPPAAPRRKPIHMPGLQDVAERLSESFDTRVTVSLGKRKGKIVVEFGSVEDLERIVGMMQQQQLDQ, encoded by the coding sequence ATGAGTCAGGCGAAGAAGGGTGGGCTGGGACGCGGTCTGGCCGCGTTGATCCCGACGGGCCCGGCGGCCGATCCGACGGCGATGGGGGCCACGCACGGCCTCGCGCCGGGGATGGGCAGTGCCGCGGCCAATGTGGTGATCGGCATCGATCCCATCGGCCCCCAGCCGGCTTCGGCCTATCTGCATCGGGTCCCCGACCCCACCGAAGACGCCGATCCGAACCTGGCGGGCGCGACGTATCGCGAGATTCCGCCGGCGCAGATCGAGCCGAATCCGAAGCAGCCGCGCCAGGTCTTCGAAGAGGAGGCGCTGGCGGAGCTGGTGCACTCCATCAAAGAGTTCGGCCTCATGCAACCGATCGTGGTGCGCCGGGTGGAACCGGGCGTGGACCGCTTTCAGCTCGTCATGGGCGAGCGGCGCTGGCGGGCCTGCCAGAAGGCGGGGCTGGAGAGCATTCCGGCCATCGTCCGGGAGACCGCCGACGAGGCGATGCTGCGGGATGCCCTGTTGGAGAACATCCACCGGGTGCAGCTGAATCCGTTGGAAGAGGCGGCGGCCTATCAGCAGCTGCTGGAGGAATTCGGCGTCACCCATGAGGAATTGGCGTCGCGCATCGGCCGGTCTCGTCCGGTCGTCACCAACATGATCCGCTTGCTGAAATTGCCGATTCCGGTGCAGCGCCGGGTGGCAGCCGGCGTGCTGTCGGCGGGGCATGCGCGCGCGTTGCTCGGGCTCGAGGCCGGAGCCGACGCACAGGAAGTGCTGGCCGCGCGGATCGTCGCCGAGGGCCTATCGGTGCGCGCCACCGAAGAAGCGGTGACGCTGGCGAATCGCGATCCGGAGAATGCCGCCACTCCCCCGGCGGCGCCGCGCCGCAAGCCGATTCATATGCCGGGTCTGCAGGATGTGGCCGAGCGGCTGTCGGAGTCCTTCGACACCCGGGTGACGGTGAGCCTAGGTAAGCGCAAGGGCAAGATCGTCGTGGAGTTCGGTTCCGTCGAGGACCTCGAGCGCATTGTCGGGATGATGCAACAGCAACAGCTCGACCAGTGA
- a CDS encoding GNAT family N-acetyltransferase: MSTSVTALSLGELDKLPAHARRCVFWEMDPAVAADSRDFSDPVFEKEAWLSTVLLEWGSCGQVAAVDGNVAGCALYSPPSVVPRAALFPTSPVSPDAVLLTTLRTEFRYADSDIPHRLLQAVVADLVRRGVRALEVFGIRSGPSSKAMSDRSVGSMMLMERIGAPVRENPAADCSPETCMIDADFLEDAGFEVVAAHHKFPRLRLELNSDHGWKEDVERALDQLLAAAELTVPFRIGAA; this comes from the coding sequence GTGTCGACCAGCGTCACAGCACTTTCCCTCGGAGAACTCGACAAGCTCCCGGCACACGCCAGGCGCTGTGTTTTCTGGGAAATGGATCCGGCCGTTGCCGCGGACTCCCGCGACTTCAGCGACCCGGTCTTCGAGAAGGAAGCGTGGCTGTCCACGGTCCTGCTGGAGTGGGGGTCGTGCGGTCAGGTAGCCGCGGTGGACGGCAATGTCGCGGGGTGTGCGCTGTATTCGCCGCCCAGCGTTGTGCCGCGTGCCGCGCTGTTCCCCACCTCCCCCGTAAGCCCGGACGCGGTCCTGTTGACCACGCTGCGGACCGAATTCCGTTATGCCGACTCGGATATACCCCACCGGTTGCTACAGGCGGTGGTGGCCGATCTGGTGCGTCGTGGTGTGCGCGCGCTGGAGGTGTTCGGTATCCGCAGCGGTCCATCGTCCAAGGCGATGTCCGATCGTTCGGTTGGTTCGATGATGCTGATGGAGCGGATCGGCGCTCCGGTGCGGGAGAACCCGGCCGCGGACTGCTCGCCGGAGACCTGCATGATCGACGCCGACTTCCTGGAGGACGCCGGTTTCGAGGTCGTCGCGGCTCATCACAAGTTCCCGCGGCTGCGACTGGAGTTGAACTCCGATCACGGCTGGAAGGAAGACGTGGAGCGGGCGCTGGATCAGCTGCTGGCCGCCGCGGAGCTCACCGTGCCGTTCCGCATCGGCGCCGCTTAG
- the rsmG gene encoding 16S rRNA (guanine(527)-N(7))-methyltransferase RsmG, translated as MERDLGESAPLPTELEPPAEAAQVFGARLDIARMYCAALASAGVERGLIGPREVPRLWDRHILNCAVLGELIPEGATVVDIGSGAGLPGIPLGIARPDLRITLVEPLLRRTIFLSEFIEAAGLDITVVRGRAEQSGVMKEAGGADIVTSRAVAPLAKLAQWSLPLLRDHGRMLALKGISAAEELARDGEALARAGASNAQVLECGTGLVSTPTLVISAELLPRAERTTRRRVARVNKSRG; from the coding sequence GTGGAACGGGATCTCGGGGAAAGCGCTCCCCTGCCGACCGAGTTGGAGCCACCCGCCGAAGCCGCTCAGGTTTTCGGTGCGCGGTTGGATATCGCGCGGATGTACTGCGCGGCGCTCGCCAGCGCCGGGGTGGAGCGCGGACTGATCGGTCCCCGTGAAGTCCCGCGCCTATGGGATCGGCACATCCTCAACTGCGCGGTACTCGGTGAGCTGATCCCCGAAGGCGCGACGGTAGTCGATATCGGGAGCGGTGCCGGTCTGCCCGGCATCCCGCTCGGCATCGCGCGCCCGGATCTTCGAATCACCTTGGTGGAACCGCTCTTGCGCCGCACCATCTTTCTGAGTGAATTCATCGAAGCGGCCGGCCTCGACATCACCGTCGTGCGCGGTCGCGCCGAACAGTCCGGGGTGATGAAGGAAGCGGGCGGTGCCGACATCGTCACCTCCCGTGCGGTCGCCCCGCTGGCGAAACTGGCTCAGTGGTCCCTCCCCCTCCTCCGCGATCACGGACGGATGCTCGCGCTCAAAGGCATCAGCGCCGCAGAGGAGTTGGCGCGCGACGGTGAGGCGCTCGCCCGAGCCGGAGCAAGCAACGCACAGGTGCTCGAATGCGGAACCGGACTGGTCTCCACCCCCACTCTGGTGATCAGCGCCGAACTACTTCCCCGGGCTGAGCGGACGACTCGTCGTCGTGTGGCGCGGGTCAACAAGTCTCGGGGCTGA
- the rnpA gene encoding ribonuclease P protein component, with amino-acid sequence MLPEPYRLHHRADFSRTVRRGQRIGRRDLVVHVHIHGYDGIVGTSGPDGAAGFTHPVGSASCRPPADALVRVGGPRFGLIVSKAVGSAVIRHRVARRLRHMCGKVIHDLPVEADIVIRALPGAADADSDELLRQLRGALRKLDGARSS; translated from the coding sequence GTGTTGCCTGAGCCGTATCGGTTGCATCATCGTGCCGACTTCTCCCGGACGGTGCGCCGCGGCCAGCGAATCGGGAGGCGAGATCTGGTCGTACACGTGCACATTCACGGGTATGACGGAATCGTGGGCACGAGTGGACCTGACGGCGCAGCGGGGTTTACCCACCCCGTCGGCTCCGCCTCCTGCCGTCCCCCGGCGGATGCGCTGGTCCGCGTGGGCGGTCCGCGATTCGGATTGATTGTCAGCAAGGCGGTGGGCTCCGCGGTGATTCGACACCGGGTAGCCCGCCGCCTGCGTCATATGTGCGGCAAGGTGATCCACGATCTACCCGTCGAGGCCGATATCGTGATCCGTGCGCTGCCCGGCGCCGCCGACGCCGATTCGGACGAGCTACTCCGCCAACTCCGGGGCGCGCTGCGCAAACTCGATGGGGCCCGGTCGTCGTGA
- the trxA gene encoding thioredoxin — MSANTVTVTDKDFADTVLLSEKPVLVDFWATWCGPCKMVAPVLEEIAGAHSDKLTIAKVDVDANPETAKEYKILSIPTMVLFEKGKPVKQIVGAKGKAALLRELDGII, encoded by the coding sequence ATGTCCGCAAACACGGTCACCGTCACCGACAAGGATTTCGCCGATACGGTGCTGCTCAGCGAGAAGCCCGTGCTGGTCGACTTCTGGGCCACCTGGTGCGGCCCCTGCAAGATGGTCGCCCCGGTGCTCGAGGAGATCGCCGGCGCGCACTCGGACAAGCTGACCATCGCCAAGGTGGATGTGGACGCCAATCCCGAGACCGCCAAGGAATACAAGATCCTGTCGATCCCGACCATGGTGCTGTTCGAGAAGGGCAAGCCGGTCAAGCAGATCGTCGGCGCCAAGGGCAAGGCCGCGCTGCTGCGCGAGCTCGACGGCATTATCTGA
- the yidC gene encoding membrane protein insertase YidC has product MLDFIYYPVSWILWFWHRVFAAIPGLGKDSGIAWALAVVFLVFTLRVVLYKPFVKQVRTTKQMQELQPQIKELQKKYKNDRQKMALEMQKLQKDHGFNPLMGCLPILAQVPVFLGLFHVLRSFNRTGHGFGQLGMSIQENANTPNYVFNAADVQSFLSARLFGAPISAFITTPVSELQAFAIDGQLPSRVAIGAVAIPLMIIAGLATHFNARASVARQSPEAAANPQAAMMNKLALWVFPLGVLVGGPFLPIAILLYWVANNIWTYGQQHLVFGRMAKEEEEKKQQKLEQRAQNAPRPGAKPVNVKKKQPVDADVADAVEDVVDTVSTNGTAAAKPKTSAQRRSGGGQKRPNRGRANQKRRR; this is encoded by the coding sequence GTGCTCGACTTCATTTATTACCCGGTGTCCTGGATCCTCTGGTTCTGGCATCGAGTTTTCGCGGCCATCCCCGGCCTGGGTAAGGACAGCGGTATCGCCTGGGCCCTGGCCGTGGTGTTCCTGGTCTTCACGCTTCGCGTCGTGCTGTACAAGCCGTTCGTGAAGCAGGTCCGCACGACCAAGCAGATGCAGGAGTTGCAGCCTCAGATCAAGGAGCTGCAGAAGAAGTACAAGAACGACCGCCAGAAGATGGCGCTGGAGATGCAGAAGCTCCAGAAGGATCACGGCTTCAACCCGCTGATGGGCTGCCTGCCCATCCTGGCGCAGGTGCCGGTGTTCCTCGGTCTGTTCCATGTGCTGCGTTCGTTCAACCGGACCGGTCACGGCTTCGGTCAGCTCGGCATGAGCATCCAGGAAAACGCCAACACGCCGAACTACGTCTTCAATGCCGCCGACGTGCAGTCCTTCCTGAGCGCGCGCCTCTTCGGTGCGCCCATCTCCGCGTTCATCACCACTCCGGTGAGCGAACTGCAGGCCTTCGCCATCGACGGTCAACTGCCCTCCCGGGTCGCCATCGGCGCCGTCGCGATCCCGCTGATGATCATCGCCGGTCTCGCCACGCACTTCAACGCGCGCGCCTCGGTCGCTCGCCAGAGCCCGGAAGCCGCGGCCAACCCGCAGGCCGCGATGATGAACAAGCTCGCGCTGTGGGTGTTCCCCCTCGGCGTGCTCGTCGGTGGTCCGTTCCTGCCGATCGCCATCCTGCTGTACTGGGTCGCGAACAATATCTGGACCTACGGTCAGCAGCACCTCGTCTTCGGCCGGATGGCCAAGGAAGAAGAAGAGAAGAAGCAGCAGAAGCTCGAGCAGCGCGCACAGAACGCGCCGAGGCCGGGTGCCAAGCCGGTGAACGTCAAGAAGAAGCAGCCGGTCGACGCCGACGTGGCGGACGCGGTCGAGGATGTGGTGGACACGGTCTCCACGAACGGCACCGCAGCCGCCAAGCCGAAGACTTCGGCCCAGCGCCGCTCGGGTGGCGGACAGAAGCGTCCGAACCGCGGCCGGGCGAACCAGAAGCGACGGCGTTGA
- the yidD gene encoding membrane protein insertion efficiency factor YidD, which produces MRSLARLPARLLIFLIELYRTYVSPTRMPVCRFTPTCSEYAVTALRTRGLFIGLGLTVVRLLKCAPWHPGGWDPVPERRPRARDEAAAADNATSSDDASAPHACTGSPSAVIGEPNDGSA; this is translated from the coding sequence GTGAGAAGCCTCGCGCGGCTGCCGGCTCGCTTGTTGATCTTCTTGATCGAGCTGTACCGGACCTACGTCTCCCCCACCCGAATGCCGGTGTGCCGCTTCACACCGACCTGCAGTGAATACGCCGTCACCGCGCTGCGCACCCGGGGCCTGTTCATCGGGCTCGGACTGACGGTCGTGCGACTGCTCAAATGTGCGCCCTGGCACCCTGGTGGGTGGGACCCCGTCCCGGAGCGCCGTCCGCGCGCCCGGGATGAGGCAGCCGCTGCCGACAATGCCACGTCATCCGACGACGCGTCGGCGCCACACGCTTGTACAGGATCACCGTCCGCGGTGATCGGCGAACCGAACGACGGGAGTGCATAG
- a CDS encoding N-acetylmuramoyl-L-alanine amidase, protein MHRLRHGDTGPAVAEVRSTLASLGFLHAHTAGTDPADAREYWKDTEASFDHQVDSAVRAFQQHRGLLVDGVVGPATYRALKEASYRLGARTLIYQLSAPLYGDDVATLQRRLQDLGFYVHRVDGYFGPHTHEGLTAFQREIGLSADGICGPETLRSLELLGARVTGGNPHRIAEEEVVHRAGPQLTGKRIVIDPGLGGPDKGHPVPTEYGDVYESEILWDLASRLEGRMAATGMETFLSRPWGANPSDADRADTSNAFDADLMISLRCATNPSPSANGVAGFYFGNSHGSVSMIGQVLAGFIQREVVARTSLQDCRTHARTWDLLRLTKMPTVQIDIGYLTNDYDASVLSNPRMRDVIAEAILISVKRLYLLGQDDQPTGTYTFAELLAEELAAAERA, encoded by the coding sequence ATGCACCGACTTCGTCACGGCGATACCGGTCCAGCCGTCGCAGAGGTTCGGAGCACCCTGGCAAGCCTCGGGTTCCTACACGCGCACACCGCAGGCACCGATCCCGCCGATGCGCGCGAGTACTGGAAAGACACCGAAGCCTCCTTCGACCACCAAGTCGATTCCGCCGTCCGCGCGTTCCAGCAGCACCGCGGCCTGCTCGTCGACGGTGTGGTCGGGCCGGCGACCTATCGCGCGCTCAAGGAAGCCTCTTATCGCCTGGGCGCCCGAACCCTCATCTACCAACTGTCCGCACCGCTGTACGGCGACGATGTCGCCACCCTGCAGCGCCGCCTGCAGGATCTCGGCTTCTACGTGCACCGTGTCGACGGCTACTTCGGCCCGCACACGCACGAGGGGCTGACAGCGTTCCAGCGTGAGATCGGGTTGTCCGCCGACGGCATCTGCGGTCCGGAGACCCTGCGTTCGCTCGAACTGCTGGGCGCCCGCGTCACCGGCGGCAACCCGCACCGGATCGCCGAGGAAGAGGTCGTGCACCGGGCCGGTCCCCAGCTGACGGGCAAACGGATCGTCATCGATCCGGGTCTCGGAGGACCCGACAAGGGTCATCCCGTACCCACCGAGTACGGCGATGTGTACGAGTCGGAGATTCTCTGGGACCTGGCGAGCCGGCTCGAGGGCCGGATGGCCGCCACCGGCATGGAGACGTTCCTGTCCCGGCCCTGGGGCGCCAACCCCAGCGATGCCGATCGTGCCGACACCTCCAACGCCTTCGACGCCGATCTGATGATCTCGCTGCGCTGCGCGACCAACCCGAGCCCCTCCGCCAACGGTGTGGCCGGCTTCTACTTCGGCAACTCGCACGGCTCGGTCTCCATGATCGGTCAGGTGCTCGCCGGATTCATCCAGCGTGAAGTGGTGGCCCGGACCTCGTTGCAGGACTGCCGGACCCACGCCCGCACCTGGGATCTGCTGCGGCTCACCAAGATGCCGACGGTGCAGATCGATATCGGTTATCTGACCAACGATTACGACGCCTCGGTGCTCAGTAACCCGCGCATGCGTGACGTCATCGCCGAGGCCATCCTCATCTCGGTGAAGCGGCTGTATCTGCTCGGCCAGGACGATCAGCCCACGGGTACCTACACCTTCGCCGAGTTGCTGGCCGAGGAGCTGGCGGCCGCGGAACGCGCCTGA
- the rpmH gene encoding 50S ribosomal protein L34, which translates to MAKGKRTFQPNNRRRARVHGFRLRMRTRAGRAIVSARRGKGRKTLTA; encoded by the coding sequence GTGGCCAAGGGCAAGCGGACGTTCCAGCCGAACAACCGTCGTCGGGCGCGTGTTCACGGCTTCCGTCTCCGGATGCGGACCCGTGCGGGCCGCGCCATCGTTTCCGCGCGTCGCGGCAAGGGCCGCAAGACCCTGACTGCCTGA